The Enterobacter kobei genome has a segment encoding these proteins:
- the glpG gene encoding rhomboid family intramembrane serine protease GlpG: protein MLMITSFTNPRVAQAFVDYMATQGVILTIQQHTQTDVWLADESQAGRVNEQLARFLENPGDPRYLAASWQSGQTGSGLHYSRFPFLATIRERAGPFTLLLMAACIIVFIIMNVVGDQSVMIALAWPYDPSLEFDVWRYFTHALMHFSVMHILFNLLWWWYLGGIVEKRLGSGKLIVITVISALLSGYVQHKFSGPWFGGLSGVVYALMGYVWLRGERDPESGIYLQRGLIAFALIWLIAGWFDLFGMSIANGAHVTGLAVGLAMALADTLHARKRT, encoded by the coding sequence ATGTTGATGATCACCTCTTTTACCAATCCGCGCGTCGCCCAGGCGTTTGTCGACTATATGGCAACGCAGGGCGTTATTCTGACCATTCAGCAACATACGCAGACCGATGTCTGGCTGGCCGATGAGAGCCAGGCCGGGCGGGTAAACGAGCAGTTGGCGCGTTTTCTTGAGAATCCTGGCGACCCGCGCTATCTGGCGGCAAGCTGGCAATCCGGCCAGACGGGCAGCGGATTGCATTACAGTCGTTTCCCTTTTCTTGCCACTATTCGCGAGCGCGCAGGGCCGTTTACGCTGCTGCTGATGGCCGCCTGTATTATCGTCTTCATTATCATGAACGTGGTGGGCGACCAGAGCGTGATGATCGCCCTGGCGTGGCCGTACGACCCCTCTCTGGAGTTTGACGTCTGGCGCTACTTCACCCATGCGCTGATGCACTTCTCAGTGATGCATATTCTCTTCAACCTGCTGTGGTGGTGGTATCTCGGCGGGATTGTCGAGAAGCGACTCGGCAGCGGTAAGCTGATCGTGATCACCGTGATTAGCGCCCTGTTGAGCGGCTACGTGCAGCATAAATTCAGCGGCCCGTGGTTCGGTGGGCTGTCGGGCGTCGTCTACGCCCTGATGGGCTATGTCTGGCTTCGCGGAGAGCGCGACCCGGAAAGCGGCATCTATTTACAACGCGGATTAATAGCCTTTGCGTTAATATGGCTAATTGCCGGATGGTTTGATCTGTTTGGTATGTCTATCGCCAATGGTGCGCACGTCACCGGCCTGGCGGTCGGGCTGGCAATGGCGCTTGCCGACACGCTCCATGCGCGAAAACGAACATAA
- the glpE gene encoding thiosulfate sulfurtransferase GlpE: MDQFECINVEEAHQKMHQGTAVLVDIRDPQSFAMGHTPGAFHLTNDTLGAFMRDNDFDTPVMVMCYHGNSSKGAAQYLLQQGYDAVYSVDGGFDAWHRHFPAEVEYAFER; the protein is encoded by the coding sequence ATGGATCAGTTTGAATGTATTAACGTAGAAGAAGCCCATCAGAAGATGCACCAGGGAACGGCGGTGCTGGTGGATATCCGCGATCCGCAGAGTTTTGCGATGGGCCATACGCCGGGCGCGTTCCATCTCACCAACGACACGCTGGGCGCGTTTATGCGCGATAACGACTTCGATACGCCGGTGATGGTGATGTGTTACCACGGCAACAGCAGCAAAGGCGCGGCGCAGTATCTGCTTCAGCAGGGCTACGACGCTGTGTACAGCGTCGACGGCGGCTTCGATGCCTGGCATCGTCATTTCCCGGCAGAAGTGGAATACGCCTTTGAGCGCTAA
- the glpD gene encoding glycerol-3-phosphate dehydrogenase: protein METKDLIVIGGGINGAGIAVDAAGRGLSVLMLEANDLACATSSASSKLIHGGLRYLEHYEFRLVSEALAEREVLLKMAPHLAIPMRFRLPHRPHLRPAWMIRIGLFMYDHLGKRTSLPGSNGLRFGSESVLKPEIVRGFEYSDCWVDDARLVLANAQMVEKKGGEVKTRTRATAARRENGLWIVEAEDIDTGEKFSWKARGLVNATGPWVKQFFDDGMHLPSPYGIRLIKGSHIVVPRVHTQKQAYILQNEDKRIVFVIPWMDEFSIIGTTDVEYKGDPKNVEIDESEVNYLLKVYNAHFKKQLSRDDVVWTYSGVRPLCDDESDSPQAITRDYTLDIHDVDGQAPLLSVFGGKLTTYRKLAEHALEKLAPYYKGIGPAWTKGAVLPGGDIGDNRDDYAAKLRRRFPFITEGMARHYARTYGSNTELFLGDAKDIADLGEHFGHELYEAELRYLVEHEWVRRLDDAIWRRTKEGMWLNAEQQSRVAQWLQQHAGKRELSLAS from the coding sequence ATGGAAACCAAAGATCTGATTGTGATAGGCGGTGGCATCAACGGTGCCGGTATTGCGGTCGATGCCGCAGGACGCGGTTTATCCGTGCTGATGCTGGAAGCTAACGATCTCGCCTGCGCGACGTCGTCCGCCAGCTCCAAGCTGATCCACGGTGGCCTGCGCTACCTGGAACACTACGAATTCCGCCTGGTCAGTGAAGCGCTGGCCGAACGTGAAGTGCTGCTAAAAATGGCGCCGCATCTGGCGATCCCGATGCGTTTCCGTCTGCCCCATCGCCCGCACCTGCGTCCGGCGTGGATGATCCGAATTGGTCTGTTTATGTACGATCATCTGGGTAAACGCACCAGCCTGCCGGGTTCGAACGGTTTGCGTTTTGGCTCAGAATCGGTCCTGAAGCCTGAAATCGTGCGCGGTTTCGAATATTCCGACTGCTGGGTGGACGATGCACGCCTGGTGCTGGCGAATGCGCAGATGGTGGAGAAGAAAGGTGGAGAGGTGAAAACCCGTACCCGCGCTACCGCCGCGCGTCGTGAAAACGGCCTGTGGATCGTCGAAGCAGAAGACATTGATACCGGCGAGAAATTCAGCTGGAAAGCGCGCGGTCTGGTGAACGCCACCGGTCCGTGGGTGAAGCAGTTCTTCGACGACGGCATGCATCTGCCTTCGCCGTACGGCATCCGCCTGATCAAGGGCAGCCATATTGTGGTGCCGCGCGTACACACGCAAAAACAAGCGTACATTCTGCAGAACGAAGATAAGCGCATCGTGTTTGTGATCCCGTGGATGGACGAATTCTCGATCATCGGCACCACCGACGTGGAGTACAAAGGGGATCCGAAAAACGTTGAGATCGACGAGAGCGAAGTGAACTACCTCCTTAAAGTGTATAACGCACACTTTAAGAAACAGCTGTCCCGCGATGACGTGGTCTGGACCTACTCCGGCGTGCGTCCGCTGTGCGATGACGAGTCTGACTCACCGCAGGCCATCACCCGCGACTATACGCTCGATATTCACGACGTAGACGGCCAGGCGCCGCTGCTGTCGGTGTTTGGCGGCAAGCTCACCACCTACCGCAAGCTGGCGGAGCACGCGCTGGAAAAACTGGCCCCGTACTATAAGGGCATTGGCCCGGCATGGACCAAAGGCGCGGTATTGCCCGGCGGTGATATCGGCGACAACCGCGACGATTATGCCGCGAAGCTGCGCCGTCGCTTCCCGTTCATTACCGAAGGCATGGCGCGCCACTACGCCCGCACCTACGGCAGCAATACCGAGCTGTTCCTCGGTGATGCGAAGGACATTGCGGATCTGGGCGAGCATTTCGGTCACGAGCTGTACGAAGCCGAGCTGCGTTACCTGGTCGAGCACGAGTGGGTTCGCCGCCTGGACGACGCCATCTGGCGCCGTACCAAAGAAGGGATGTGGCTGAATGCCGAACAGCAGTCACGTGTGGCGCAGTGGCTGCAGCAGCATGCGGGAAAGCGTGAGCTGTCGTTAGCGTCTTGA
- a CDS encoding DDE-type integrase/transposase/recombinase, which translates to MPWTETRPMQRLDFIRACHAGTDSFSALCRLFGISRKTGYKWLQRFDPSDLSSLSDRSRAPRSHSRTVPDDIAGHLTALRQKHPDWGPKKLRMWLLNHHVDFTVPAASTIGDILKREGLVPDKKRKRRTPGNRQPLTIISENNQVWSADFKGKFRLLSREYCHPFTLTDNHSRYLLSCRGTHRESEPFVRECLTDAFLEYGLPEVLRTDNGQPFAGTGIAGLSRLAVWLIKLGIRPERIRKGHPEENGRHERMHRSLKSAVKQGNTFMTMEEQQRWFSDYRKEFNYERPHEALAGATPGTVWQPSNRHWDGRVPEYAYPEGGTVYRVKSRGTLYMGKKGTVFLSEALTGEYIMLEEQADGLEAIIFNGITLAYYDRKTQSVLRID; encoded by the coding sequence ATGCCCTGGACTGAGACCCGACCTATGCAACGCCTTGATTTTATCCGTGCCTGCCATGCAGGTACGGACTCCTTCTCCGCGCTTTGCCGTCTTTTTGGCATCAGCCGTAAAACCGGCTATAAATGGCTTCAGCGTTTTGACCCTTCTGACCTGTCATCTCTCTCGGACCGGTCGCGTGCGCCACGCTCCCACTCCCGGACGGTTCCTGATGATATCGCCGGACACCTGACTGCCCTGCGTCAAAAACACCCTGACTGGGGGCCAAAAAAACTGCGGATGTGGTTGCTCAATCATCACGTCGATTTTACCGTACCTGCCGCCAGCACTATCGGCGATATCCTCAAGCGCGAAGGCCTGGTTCCGGATAAAAAACGAAAACGCAGAACACCAGGCAATCGCCAGCCCCTGACCATCATCAGTGAGAACAATCAGGTCTGGAGCGCTGATTTTAAAGGCAAGTTCAGGCTGCTCAGCAGAGAGTACTGCCATCCTTTCACCCTGACCGATAATCACAGCCGGTATCTGCTCAGCTGCCGGGGAACACACCGTGAGAGTGAACCCTTTGTCAGAGAGTGCCTGACGGATGCGTTCCTGGAATATGGTCTGCCGGAAGTGCTTAGAACCGATAACGGCCAGCCCTTCGCGGGAACAGGAATAGCCGGATTAAGTCGTCTTGCCGTCTGGCTAATCAAGCTGGGCATCAGGCCGGAGCGTATCAGAAAGGGGCATCCGGAAGAAAATGGCCGCCATGAGCGAATGCACCGCTCCCTGAAAAGTGCGGTGAAACAGGGCAACACCTTCATGACGATGGAAGAACAACAGCGGTGGTTCAGTGACTACCGGAAAGAATTTAACTACGAAAGGCCGCATGAAGCACTGGCGGGAGCAACGCCCGGAACGGTATGGCAACCCTCAAACCGACACTGGGATGGCCGTGTTCCTGAATATGCTTATCCGGAAGGAGGTACAGTCTACAGGGTGAAATCGAGGGGGACCCTCTATATGGGAAAAAAGGGTACGGTGTTCCTGAGTGAAGCACTGACTGGGGAGTACATCATGCTGGAAGAACAAGCTGATGGCCTTGAGGCCATCATCTTTAATGGGATAACGCTTGCGTACTACGACCGAAAAACCCAGAGTGTGCTCCGGATAGACTAA
- the glgP gene encoding glycogen phosphorylase, whose product MNAPFSYSSPTLSVEALKHSIAYKLMFTIGKDPVIANKHEWLNATLFAVRDRLVERWLRSNRAQLSQETRQVYYLSMEFLIGRTLSNALLSLGIYDDVKTALEEMGLDLEELIDEENDPGLGNGGLGRLAACFLDSLATLALPGRGYGIRYDYGMFKQNIVDGRQKESPDYWLEYGNPWEFKRHNTRYKVRFGGRIQQEGKKSRWVETEEILAVAYDQIIPGYDTDATNTLRLWSAQASSEINLGKFNQGDYFAAVEDKNHSENVSRVLYPDDSTYSGRELRLRQEYFLVSATIQDILSRHHQLHKTYANLAEKTAIHLNDTHPVLSIPELMRLLIDEHKFSWDEAFEVTCQVFSYTNHTLMSEALETWPVDMLGKILPRHLQIIFEINDYFLKTLQEQYPNDTGLLSRASIIDESNGRRVRMAWLAVVISHKVNGVSELHSNLMVQSLFADFAKIFPTRFCNVTNGVTPRRWLALANQPLSDVLDQNIGRTWRTDLSQLSELEQHIDFPTVNKAVREAKLLNKKRLSVYLALHLNVVANPKALFDVQIKRIHEYKRQLMNVLHVITHYNRIKADPTAEWVPRVKIFAGKAASAYYMAKHIIHLINDVAKVVNLDPDIGDKLKVVFIPNYSVSLAQLIIPAADLSEQISTAGTEASGTSNMKFALNGALTIGTLDGANVEMLEHVGAENIFIFGNTTEEVEALRRKGYSPREFYEKDEELRQVLTQIATGVFSPDEPGRYRDLVDSLINFGDHYQVLADYRSYVDCQDKVDELYRQQEKWTSAAMHNIANMGYFSSDRTIKEYAETIWHIDPVRL is encoded by the coding sequence ATGAATGCTCCATTTAGCTACTCTTCACCCACGCTCAGCGTTGAGGCGTTAAAGCACTCCATCGCCTATAAGCTGATGTTCACCATCGGGAAAGATCCGGTCATCGCCAACAAACACGAGTGGCTGAACGCCACTCTGTTTGCGGTGCGCGACCGTTTAGTTGAACGCTGGCTGCGATCAAACCGCGCCCAGCTCTCGCAGGAAACGCGTCAGGTTTACTACCTGTCGATGGAATTTTTGATTGGCCGCACGCTCTCCAACGCGCTGCTGTCGCTCGGCATTTACGACGACGTTAAAACCGCCCTCGAAGAGATGGGGCTGGATTTAGAAGAGCTGATTGACGAAGAGAACGACCCGGGCCTCGGCAACGGCGGGCTGGGGCGTCTTGCCGCCTGCTTCCTCGACTCGCTGGCGACCCTGGCGCTGCCGGGACGCGGGTACGGCATTCGCTACGACTACGGCATGTTCAAGCAGAACATCGTCGACGGGCGTCAGAAAGAGTCGCCGGACTACTGGCTGGAGTACGGCAACCCGTGGGAGTTCAAGCGTCACAATACCCGCTACAAGGTGCGCTTTGGCGGACGTATTCAGCAGGAAGGCAAAAAATCCCGCTGGGTGGAGACCGAAGAGATCCTGGCCGTGGCCTACGACCAGATCATCCCCGGCTATGACACCGATGCCACCAACACGCTGCGCCTGTGGAGCGCCCAGGCCAGTAGCGAGATTAACCTCGGTAAATTCAATCAGGGTGACTATTTCGCCGCGGTGGAAGATAAAAACCACTCTGAAAACGTGTCCCGCGTCCTCTATCCGGATGACTCAACCTACTCCGGCCGTGAGCTGCGCCTGCGTCAGGAGTATTTCCTCGTCTCGGCGACGATTCAGGATATCCTCAGCCGCCATCACCAGCTGCACAAAACCTACGCCAATCTGGCGGAGAAAACCGCGATTCACCTCAACGACACGCACCCGGTGCTCTCTATTCCAGAGCTGATGCGCTTGCTTATCGACGAGCATAAGTTCAGCTGGGATGAGGCATTCGAGGTGACCTGCCAGGTGTTCTCGTACACCAACCACACGCTGATGAGCGAAGCGCTGGAAACCTGGCCGGTGGATATGCTCGGCAAAATCCTGCCGCGCCATCTGCAGATTATCTTCGAGATTAACGACTACTTCCTCAAGACGCTGCAGGAGCAGTATCCGAACGATACCGGCCTGCTGAGCCGGGCGTCGATCATTGATGAATCCAACGGTCGTCGCGTACGCATGGCCTGGCTGGCGGTAGTGATCAGCCACAAGGTAAACGGCGTGTCTGAGCTCCACTCAAACCTGATGGTGCAGTCGCTGTTTGCGGATTTCGCGAAGATCTTCCCGACGCGTTTCTGCAACGTGACCAACGGCGTCACGCCGCGTCGCTGGCTGGCGCTGGCGAACCAGCCGCTTTCTGACGTGCTGGATCAGAACATTGGCCGCACCTGGCGCACCGACCTGAGCCAGCTGAGCGAGCTGGAACAGCACATTGATTTCCCGACGGTGAACAAAGCCGTGCGCGAAGCCAAGCTGCTGAACAAAAAGCGTTTGTCGGTTTACCTTGCGCTGCATCTGAACGTGGTCGCCAACCCGAAAGCGTTGTTTGACGTGCAGATCAAACGTATTCACGAGTACAAGCGTCAGCTGATGAACGTGCTGCATGTGATTACCCACTACAACCGGATTAAGGCCGACCCGACGGCCGAGTGGGTGCCGCGCGTGAAAATCTTCGCCGGTAAAGCCGCTTCCGCCTATTACATGGCGAAGCACATTATCCATCTCATCAACGATGTGGCGAAGGTCGTCAACCTGGATCCGGATATTGGCGACAAGCTGAAGGTGGTGTTCATCCCGAACTACAGCGTAAGCCTGGCGCAGCTGATCATCCCGGCGGCGGATCTCTCTGAGCAGATTTCGACGGCGGGTACGGAAGCCTCCGGGACCAGTAACATGAAGTTTGCCCTCAACGGTGCGCTGACCATTGGCACCCTGGACGGGGCGAACGTTGAGATGCTGGAGCACGTAGGGGCTGAGAACATCTTTATCTTCGGGAACACCACGGAAGAAGTGGAGGCGCTGCGCAGAAAAGGCTACTCGCCGCGTGAGTTCTATGAAAAAGATGAAGAGTTACGTCAGGTACTGACGCAGATCGCGACCGGTGTATTCAGCCCGGACGAGCCGGGCCGCTATCGCGATCTGGTGGATTCGCTGATTAACTTTGGCGATCACTACCAGGTGCTGGCGGATTATCGCAGCTACGTGGACTGTCAGGATAAGGTGGACGAACTGTACCGTCAGCAGGAGAAGTGGACCAGCGCTGCGATGCATAACATCGCCAATATGGGGTATTTCTCGTCCGACAGGACCATTAAGGAGTATGCCGAGACGATCTGGCATATTGATCCGGTGAGGCTGTAA
- the glgA gene encoding glycogen synthase GlgA, translated as MQVLHVCSEMFPLLKTGGLADVLGALPAAQIAGGVDTRVLLPAFPDIRRGIPDAKVVTRRETFAGRITLLFGHYNGVGIYLIDAPHLYDRPGSPYHDTNLFAYTDNVLRFALLGWVGAEMATGLDPFWRPDVVHAHDWHAGLAPAYLAARGHPAKSVFTVHNLAYQGMYYAHHMNDIDLPWSFYNMHGLEFKGQISFLKAGLYYADHITAVSPTYAREITQPEFGYGMEGLLQQRHREGRLSGILNGVDEQIWSPETDLLLAARYGRDSVEDKAENKRQLQIAMGLKVNDKVPLFAVVSRLTSQKGLDLVLEALPGLLEQGGQLALLGAGDPVLQEGFLAAAAEHPGQVGVQIGYHEAFSHRIMGGADVILVPSRFEPCGLTQLYGLKYGTLPLVRRTGGLADTVSDSSLENLADGIASGFVFEDSNAWSLLRAIRRAFVLWSRPSLWRYVQRQAMSMDFSWHVAAQSYRDLYQRLM; from the coding sequence ATGCAGGTTTTACACGTATGTTCTGAGATGTTCCCGTTGTTAAAAACGGGCGGTCTGGCGGATGTTCTTGGTGCATTACCGGCGGCACAAATCGCCGGAGGCGTGGATACCCGAGTCCTGCTGCCTGCCTTCCCGGATATCCGGCGCGGCATTCCTGATGCAAAGGTTGTGACCCGCCGTGAGACGTTTGCCGGACGCATCACCCTGCTGTTTGGACATTACAATGGCGTAGGGATTTACCTGATCGACGCGCCACACTTATACGACCGACCGGGCAGCCCGTATCACGATACGAACCTGTTCGCCTATACCGACAACGTGCTGCGCTTTGCGCTGCTCGGCTGGGTCGGGGCAGAAATGGCGACGGGGCTGGATCCGTTCTGGCGTCCGGATGTGGTGCACGCGCACGACTGGCATGCCGGGCTGGCTCCGGCGTATCTCGCCGCGCGCGGTCACCCGGCAAAATCGGTCTTTACGGTGCATAACCTCGCCTATCAGGGGATGTACTACGCGCATCATATGAATGACATCGATCTGCCATGGTCGTTCTATAACATGCACGGGCTGGAGTTTAAGGGGCAGATTTCGTTCCTGAAGGCGGGGCTGTACTACGCCGATCACATCACGGCGGTCAGCCCAACCTATGCGCGAGAAATCACCCAGCCGGAGTTTGGCTACGGCATGGAAGGGCTGCTGCAACAGCGCCATCGGGAAGGGCGCCTGTCGGGCATTCTGAACGGCGTGGATGAACAGATCTGGAGTCCGGAAACCGATCTCTTGCTGGCGGCACGCTATGGTCGCGATTCCGTGGAAGACAAAGCGGAAAACAAACGCCAGCTGCAGATTGCAATGGGGCTGAAGGTCAACGACAAAGTGCCGCTCTTCGCGGTGGTGAGCCGCCTGACCAGCCAGAAAGGGCTGGACCTGGTGCTGGAGGCGCTGCCCGGCTTGCTCGAGCAGGGCGGACAGCTGGCGCTGCTCGGCGCAGGTGACCCGGTGCTGCAGGAAGGTTTCCTCGCGGCGGCAGCGGAACACCCGGGGCAGGTGGGCGTGCAGATTGGTTACCACGAGGCATTTTCGCACCGCATTATGGGCGGCGCAGACGTCATTCTGGTGCCAAGCCGCTTCGAGCCCTGCGGCCTGACGCAGCTCTATGGCCTGAAATACGGCACCCTGCCGCTGGTACGCCGCACGGGCGGGCTGGCGGATACGGTGTCTGATAGCTCACTGGAAAATCTGGCGGACGGTATCGCCAGCGGGTTTGTTTTTGAAGACAGTAATGCCTGGTCGCTGCTTCGGGCGATTCGGCGTGCTTTCGTCTTGTGGTCCCGTCCGTCGCTGTGGCGTTACGTACAACGTCAGGCGATGTCCATGGACTTTAGCTGGCACGTTGCGGCGCAGTCGTACCGCGATCTTTATCAACGCTTGATGTAA
- the glgC gene encoding glucose-1-phosphate adenylyltransferase gives MVRLEKNDPLMLARQLPLKTVALILAGGRGTRLKDLTIKRAKPAVHFGGKFRIIDFALSNCLNSGIRRIGVITQYQSHTLVQHIQRGWSFFSEEMNEFVDLLPAQQRVHGENWYRGTADAVTQNLDIIRRYNAEYIVILAGDHIYKQDYSHMLIDHVEKGARCTVACLPVPVAEATAFGVMHVDADDKIIDFVEKPANPPTMPGDDTKSLASMGIYVFDADYLYELLEDDDKDENSSHDFGKDIIPKITKAGMAYAHPFPLSCVQSDPNAEPYWRDVGTLEAYWKANLDLASVTPELDMYDQNWPIRTHMESLPPAKFVQDRSGSHGMTLNSLVSGGCIISGSVVVQSVLFPRVRINSFCNIDSAVLLPDVWVGRSCRLRRCVIDRACVILEGMVIGENAEEDARRFYRSEEGIVLVTREMLRKLQIKQER, from the coding sequence ATGGTTAGATTAGAGAAGAACGATCCCTTAATGTTGGCACGCCAGCTACCATTAAAAACGGTTGCCCTGATACTTGCGGGCGGGCGTGGTACCCGTCTGAAAGATTTGACCATCAAGCGCGCCAAGCCGGCCGTTCACTTTGGTGGTAAGTTCCGCATCATCGACTTTGCGCTCTCCAACTGCCTGAACTCAGGCATTCGCCGTATTGGCGTCATTACGCAGTATCAGTCGCACACGCTGGTTCAGCATATTCAGCGCGGCTGGTCATTCTTCAGTGAAGAGATGAACGAGTTTGTCGATCTCCTTCCTGCTCAGCAACGTGTTCACGGCGAGAACTGGTATCGCGGGACGGCGGATGCGGTGACGCAGAACCTCGACATCATTCGTCGCTATAACGCGGAATACATTGTGATCCTCGCCGGGGATCACATCTACAAGCAAGATTACTCCCACATGCTCATCGACCACGTCGAAAAAGGGGCGCGCTGCACCGTGGCGTGTCTGCCGGTGCCCGTTGCCGAGGCGACGGCGTTTGGCGTGATGCACGTGGACGCCGACGATAAAATCATCGACTTCGTCGAAAAACCGGCGAACCCGCCAACCATGCCGGGCGATGACACCAAATCCCTCGCCAGCATGGGGATCTATGTCTTTGATGCAGATTATCTTTATGAGCTGCTGGAAGACGACGACAAAGACGAAAACTCCAGCCACGACTTTGGTAAAGACATCATCCCGAAAATCACCAAAGCTGGCATGGCGTATGCACATCCTTTCCCGCTGTCCTGCGTGCAGTCAGACCCGAATGCCGAGCCTTACTGGCGCGATGTGGGCACGCTGGAAGCGTACTGGAAAGCGAACCTCGATCTGGCCTCAGTCACGCCTGAGCTGGATATGTACGACCAGAACTGGCCGATTCGTACCCACATGGAATCCTTGCCGCCGGCCAAATTCGTGCAGGACCGCTCCGGCAGCCACGGTATGACGCTGAACTCGCTGGTCTCTGGCGGGTGCATTATCTCCGGTTCGGTGGTGGTGCAGTCCGTGCTGTTCCCGCGCGTGCGGATAAATTCATTCTGTAATATCGATTCGGCGGTCTTATTGCCGGATGTCTGGGTAGGGCGTTCGTGTCGTCTGCGTCGTTGCGTGATCGACCGCGCCTGCGTCATCCTTGAGGGGATGGTCATCGGTGAAAACGCGGAAGAAGACGCGCGTCGTTTCTACCGTTCGGAAGAGGGGATCGTGTTAGTCACACGGGAAATGTTGCGGAAGCTGCAGATCAAACAGGAGCGATGA